DNA from Sceloporus undulatus isolate JIND9_A2432 ecotype Alabama unplaced genomic scaffold, SceUnd_v1.1 scaffold_20, whole genome shotgun sequence:
ataaaagaaTTAACACTTAGTTAAGCATACAAGGAATAGCTAGTACCTCTGCAGTAGTGAGGAAAACATCTTCACTTATATGTTTAATTCCACATGAAACAACTGCAAGGGCAACTCCTGGAAACACGTAGGCATTGTTACCCTGCCCAGGAAAAAATGTTCGTCCATCTGGGAGAGTGACTTTTTTAAAAGGGCTTCCACTTGCAAAAATGCCACGCCCCTGAAACAGACAAGAGTAATTTAGGAGATCTTACCAGTAAACATAGCATTGAAAAGGTTGTCATAACATCAACTATATCTATAaagcactgtttttaaaataaatgaactaTATTGGAACTATAAAAATCAACACACCCAGAATCTTCGTATTCTTAACATGCGCTGTAAATATCATTGTTTTGGTATATGCTCAGTATCAAGGCAAATTCATGAAGCCAATATAGAACCAGTATCTCCACTTTATATCCATTTCCATAACTTTATCATTATgcctgtttgttttttggcatatTTCTGTGATTTatggtaagaaaaaaaaagttccttTCATGTGTCTTTTTCTGCCTTTAGGGAAGCTGGAATTAAAACCTTGGGAACTAGTTTCAGCCATTAACATAAATATAAGCCCacaaaactgagttcaaaactcTGGACAAGTCTTCTGATAACTTTAGGTATATATGgaggtatatatataaaaataatgtatgTTCTCCTAGGAAGGGTCAGGATGGTTTGCAGTAAGACAGCAAAATGTCAGTGATGATGGCTGTTTGTATTTGGTTACATTTCTGGGATATATGATAATAAACTGGCATTATGTCCTATTTCATGGGATTTATATGCTATTTTCCCCTTTTGCTGAAATTCTATTTTCTATAAAACAATTGTCTTAAAGACTGAGGTCCTCTTTTATGTATGGCTCATGTAATTTGCAATGGTGCCACTGTGAATCTATAATGCTAGTTGTGGTTGTAACTCACATCTATTAGGACTAAATCAGGATAGAACTACAGGGAGTGGGGTGGGAGGAGGAATAAGAGCACTGCAGCTCCAAATACGGTAAATATTCTGGTACCCTCATGAGATTTCCCTTGAGTCCAAAAATTTCTAgtactgcagagagagagagcgagagagactgAAAATCCTCTGCATGGTTTGCTACATTCACATGCCTTTACTAACTTTGGCTGTCCCTTTTTTTGGGTGCCTAAACTGTATATCTAAATGCACAACTGAAGTTTTATATTTctataatgctagaaatttggagagtgaaagaaagtttcatgggggggggggttcagaacTTTTATTTCGGAGAAtcatgccctcattttgccttccTCCCCACAAAACTACATCAAATTGAGagagggcttttttttaaaggagtacAAAACTGTGAGTCTATCCAGAAGTGTGTAAAGGATTGGAATCttaattattaaatttaaatttttaaatagaaGGGCCTTTAATTTAGGGTCTTGCAAACAGGACTATAACAAAACATCATCACTGTCTCATTATCCAAAGAACAAGGTTTAATTTGGTGTAGAATTATTGCACCATTTGGTATTTCATTATATGTTTAATTCTGGTCACCAGATGGAGCTGCCCCTTATaactgtgcttttaaaatatttgcattcctGTTTCATTCCTGCTGCGCACTCCAATGTAGACTTTTCAGTAGGCAAATAGGATATGCTAAATTTTTGTTCTATTTACAGAAGTATCAAGTTAGCCTAAGAGAAATTCAAGGTGGAAAACTTGTAACCCAATAGTGAAAATAAACAGTTTTGTCTCATACGCAGCATGTAACATTTTGGTAACATATAGTTTTATTCCAAGTTCTTGCTCCAAAGCAATGGACCAATTTTAAAAGATGGttcatttattaaatatttttcagttttcaTGCATATCAATAACATACATATTAAACACCACAACTAGAAATCTTTGCGAACCAGTgcttattttttgtttaaaatcagtatgtagagagatcttgtagcaccattgagactaactgaaagaaagaagttggcaacatgagcttttgcagacttaagtTTAATTCCTCAGATACAACTGATCAAGTAGAAGGCCAAGggcagacctatatatgccattagtatgtgagaatgtcagttcaaatacagaatcctttgtgtatggaaatgaagtggcaataTAGTTTTAATGATAATCGTTGGTCAACAAATGCagtggaaactagcctgtaggtgaggACCATAGATGAGTGTGTGACATTTTCACACACTGATGGCATATATAGGTTTCTCTCTGGttttccactccatcaaatgcatctgtggaagtagacttaagtctatgaaagctcacactgccaacttctttcttccagttagtctcaaagatggtataaaatccctttgcatactgattctatagcTATTGTTTAAAATGTATCTGATTATGTTTATCTACCTCATGGATGAGGAAGCTGACCTGGTATGCTTTACAGAAACTTGGCTGGGTTCTCTAGTAGGGTATTGTGTTAGTGAGCAGATGAGGGAAAGTGGACAAAGGGGAATGGTTATGGTCTATAAAGACCATCTTAATCTGACCAGATTACCTATCAGGGAGCTGAAGTACATTGAGTGTGTATACCTCAGCCTGAAGACCAGAGTCAGACTTGTAATTCTATTAACGTGCAGTCCACTCCACTGCCTATTAGACTTTCTCACCAAACTCAAAGTGGTCTCAGGGTTGGTGTTGGAATTGCCCACACTTTTGATCTTGGGTCATTTCAACATCCCATTTGAGACTAGTCTGTGGAGTGCAGTCTGTCAAGTGCAGCTCATAGCATCTATgtcaaacatgggcctatcccaactggtctcagggctCACACATTCTCCAGGACTCACTCTTGATTCTGTTTCAGTTCAGAACACATAGATTTGTGGGCACGGGTGATTAATACCTCCaagttgtcatggacagatcatctTCTGGTCAGAGTTAGTATCATAGTTACTATATGTCCCTGCAAGGGTGGTGGACTTATTACGATGGTCCACCATTGAAGATCTATCAGGATTCTggaaagccctagagggttttatgatTCTGTTGAACCCCTGGCCAATAGATGGAATCAAGAGCTAAATAGGGCTATTGACATTATCTCCCCCAAATATCCTCTCCAACATGTTACAAAATGGGCTCCTCGGTTCACCGAACACCTCAGGCAGCTAAAACAGGAATGATGACAGATGGTGGAAAGCCTGGCTTATATCTGACACGacatgaacttcctgacagtaagggctgttcgacagtggaacaaactctctcagagtgtagtggagtctccttcattagaggtcttcaaacagagactggatggccatctgtcggagatcttttgattgtgatttcttgcatggcagggggttggactggatggcccttgtggtctcttccaactctatgattctatgatacagagAACACCTTCCTTCCTATAAAGTGACAATACATGCAGCAAAGAAAGCCTTCTTCTCTGTACATACTGCATCTTTGAACTTATGTCCTGCTGAATTATTTAGGATAGTGAGGGGTCTGACTCAGGCGACTTTGCCTGTGAATCCAATTCTAGAGCCCTCAGCAGTTTATTATGATGCCTTTAATGATCATTTCAatatctcagataagagctgacttagtTGGCAATGCAGTGTCCAGCAACTCTGTGAGCAGGATTGCACTGGATCAGTTTCAATTGGTGAGTACTCCACATATGGGCAAGCTAGTAACTATTTGGCTAGTCATCCAGAAAGGAGATGCAGTCACATCTCAGCTACAacatattattaatgcatctctctgGGAGGGATGTTTTTCAttttgcttaaaagaagcagtgataTGACCACttctgggcaaaaaaaaaaaaaaaaaaaaaaagtcctcctGGACCCTCTGGACTTAAACAACTAAAGAGCAATATCaaatttccatttttgggcaaggtgatggaggagaaaaagaaaatcatctttttggttttcttttccacTTGTTAGAGAGGAACTCTATTAGTTCCAAAACATTACACTGAGACTAAAGAGACTCAAGTTCAAATCTTATTTTCTCCATGAATTGCCCTGTGttaaatggaatttaaattcTCATTGCTTACACAGCATTTTCAGTTGAAAACTACTGGATTTTGCCAAGTAATATGACTTTCTGATGGTCACATGTTCGTTTCCAGTGactacctttaaaaaataatgttagagGTAACACATAGACAGAGCCTTCATTTTTGAAATCTTATCTACAGAGCATGAGGGTTTAAataccttattttaaaaaaatatataaattaacatCTCATTACTCTACCTGGCTGCTGATAAATCCTTGTGTATTATTTCCAGCTAAGTATAAATAAACTTTCTTGCCTTACCTCAGTTAGATGGTAGCAATCCTCAGCAGAGCATTCTGCTTTGCTAGTTGGGTTACTCAGGGCAAAAATTATTGGCCGCTTGTTGAATGAAGCCATAGCCATGATGATATTTTTCGTAAATGCTCCACCAATGGCAGCAACCCCTAAGGAAGATAGAAAAAGTAAAAGATTCTGCTTTGGAATACCATTTTTCTTCATACGCCTCTAAAGATTTTCAGTGAGTGTTACAAACAATGTCAAATGGTTTGTAACTGTATTCATTTTACTATGgttatttccttcttcttgctGGTCCAtacttaaaaatatacaaattgctAATCAGACATAATGATTTCTGAATAGCTGAAGATAGGAAACTGTAGACTGAACTACAGTTTACAAACGACACTGAGATGCTGCCCCAAAGTAGCTCACACTTGGAACATCATGACCGTACTCATATCAGTCATTTACATGGGATGGGGATGAAGAAATAAACAACCTGTTAATTTCAAGATGTTAACAACAAATTAACAGCCTCTTAATTAACAAAGGGCAATCTTGTCAAAAAGCTACCATTTTTGACAGCATCTCCTTGTTGGCTATAAACTGCAATTCCACTGTGATCATATAAAATAGAGCGGCATGAGATTATAGGAAATAATTATGCACTGCCTGACATGCTTGAACAAATGTCATACCTCTCTTAATAAAGGGCAGATTTCACTTTTTCTTATTGCTTTCACTAAGATGTCCTATACAGgctgagtatctcttatctgaaatgtttggccccagaagtgttttagattttgaattttattatttatttatttggattttggaatacgtgtgtgtgtgtgtatttgtatataatgagatatcttggagatgggacacaggtctaaacatgaaattcatttatgtttcatataaagcTTATACaaaaagcctgaaggtaattttatatacattattttttaataatgttgtgcatgaagcaaagtgtgtgtacactgaaacatcagaaaacaaTGAGGGGACTATCTTAGCCATCCATGCAGATAATTTTTGATTATTTAGGATTTCCAGATAAGGCATATTCAACCTGTATAATACAGTAATGAAATTTTCACACTGCAAATATATGTAGGACAATTCAGGTTTCCTacggcttcagcctttgttaagaaagtaaaaatatttaaatattaaaaatatcaaagccaaggcTGTTAGgctctagctttaaatcagcagagttgCAGAACTGtgtcttgtctaactatgcttctctAAGAACGGAGACTGAttcaaaaaacaacacaagtagtttgcagtttaaacaaaagtttactaatggctttaatctatatataaatAGAAGGTATATACTAATCTAACTAATGGATAGTTTagataaagaagaaatctttatctcaccatctttcaaaaaaaaatgttgagagAGGAAGAAGCTGGGGAATCCAACAGGGCAGGAGAAAATCttcttgtgtgagagagaatactTCCCAAAAGGGTGTATGACCtgaatcacatggttagtttacCAATTTGCAAAGTTATTGTCCTGTGATTCAGTAGGAGCAAATGGGATGTTTGAATGAGGGGAGATAGAGGGTTTGCAtactgggcctcattcccattatgttttaaaccgctttgcaaactggtttgaagtggtttaaaagACCCTTGTTTGCACTTGAGCTGAATTGCTGAAGCGGTGTTGAGAGGGGGGgaatgcactagacccatttaacacaCTTCTTTTTGATGCTCACTTTTTCTGTCTTTTGCAACAAATcgattcagcacaagtgtgaataGGATGTGGAtccaaatcaattttttaaatgatgtaatCAGATGATCATCCGCTGCAGAGGGTCCCTTTGGAATCAAATCATTGGTCAATGTGAACAAGAAGTTGGTTATTTAACAACAAGAAAATGTGATCTGAGCAAATgaagtgtgaaccatgctccgttatcgaatcaatccatcgattcggatcacaaactgatttatttgtaagtgggaatgagacctaggaaattctatctatctaatgaggggaagagagaatgtAAAAAATCATCCAACAATATGGAAGCAATCAGAGTATACTGTCAAAAAAGCCTTGCACAGAAAAAGTATTGTGGGACATTTCTGGCACACAAATTAAGAAGATTTGTGATTTTGTTAAGAATATTAaccactgtgaagtcgaaggctttcacagccagcatccatagttttttgtgggaagaCAGCTACATAGccctcaaaacccacaaaaaactattaaccACTGTCTTTGCCAATACTGTGTAAAACTCTCAGAAGGCCTAAGATTTCTGTTGCTAGATTTCCTTTGCCAGCATGAAATGTTTAGAATTTAAATATCATCCACAAAATGAGATTTTATATACAGTAGATTTGCAGCAACATTGCATTGGTGTTTCAGACAATGCAGTTGCAAAATATTTGCAGCTGTGT
Protein-coding regions in this window:
- the LOC121917499 gene encoding NADP-dependent malic enzyme-like, which encodes MKNLEDIVNKIKPTALIGVAAIGGAFTKNIIMAMASFNKRPIIFALSNPTSKAECSAEDCYHLTEGRGIFASGSPFKKVTLPDGRTFFPGQGNNAYVFPGVALAVVSCGIKHISEDVFLTTAEVICQQVSKKHLEEGRLYPPLASIQEVSLKIAVKIVEEAYSKNTATFYPEPENKEAFIRSQIYSTDYESFLTDSYTWPKEAMKIQTGKL